In Dromiciops gliroides isolate mDroGli1 chromosome 4, mDroGli1.pri, whole genome shotgun sequence, one DNA window encodes the following:
- the LOC122755519 gene encoding LOW QUALITY PROTEIN: host cell factor C1 regulator 1-like (The sequence of the model RefSeq protein was modified relative to this genomic sequence to represent the inferred CDS: inserted 1 base in 1 codon; substituted 1 base at 1 genomic stop codon) encodes MILQPPMELGHPTGAQKDPGEXLEEHXDSLQKHFKSEENMVSHFSHLSLDNDHPYYGPSVAFSMSTPAPPVIRPLEDSLHSTGDLGVLCPSLLLALNSHSELLLWQYPGNQIPETLQLLRLRGSQVYRNHNLHSGVAMEL; translated from the exons ATGATCCTTCAGCCACCCATGGAGCTGGGCCATCCAACTGGGGCCCAGAAAGACCCCGGGG GTCTGGAGGAGCATTAAGACTCTCTTCAGAAGCACTTCAAGTCTGAGGAGAACATGGTCTCCCATTTTTCCCACCTCAGCCTGGATAATGATCACCCCTACTATGGTCCATCAGTAGCTTTCTCCATGAGCACCCCAGCCCCACCTGTGATCAGGCCTTTGGAAGATTCTCTTCACTCAACTGGGGATCTTGGGGTCCTCTGCCCCAGCCTCCTGCTGGCCCTGAATTCCCACTCAGAGCTACTTCTCTGGCAGTATCCAGGAAATCAAATCCCAGAAACCCTTCAGTTGTTGAGACTGAGGGGCTCCCAGGTATACCGAAACCACAACCTCCATAGTGGGGTGGCAATGGAGCTCTGA